The Peromyscus eremicus chromosome 11, PerEre_H2_v1, whole genome shotgun sequence genome includes a window with the following:
- the LOC131921965 gene encoding SRA stem-loop-interacting RNA-binding protein, mitochondrial-like, with the protein MAVSAVSRAVALQMRAGRHIAFIRKIPWTAAAASELREQFAQFGHIKRCNIPFDKETGFHRGVGCVQFSLKEELQNALQQENHIIDGVKIHVQAQKPRVLQEEAQTSDEEKDF; encoded by the coding sequence ATGGCAGTCTCTGCCGTGAGTCGGGCAGTGGCACTGCAAATGCGTGCTGGTCGGCATATTGCTTTTATCAGAAAAATTCCTTGGACCGCGGCGGCAGCAAGTGAGCTGAGAGAACAGTTTGCTCAGTTTGGCCATATAAAAAGATGTAATATACCTTTTGACAAAGAGACTGGCTTTCACAGAGGAGTGGGTTGcgttcagttttctttaaaggaagaACTTCAGAATGCACTACAGCAGGAAAATCACATTATTGATGGAGTAAAGATCCATGTTCAAGCTCAGAAACCAAGGGTTTTGCAAGAAGAGGCTCAAACATCTGATGAAGAGAAAGATTTCTGA